One genomic region from Listeria monocytogenes encodes:
- the frr gene encoding ribosome recycling factor, which produces MSKEVLSKSKEKMEKAEQALTRQLGTIRAGRANASLLDRLSVDYYGAATPVNQMASISVPEARMLLITPYDKTILGEIEKAILKSDLGLTPNNDGSVLRLSIPQLTEERRKELVKEVKKEAEEAKVAVRNIRREANEELKKLEKNGDITEDDLRSYGEDVQKLTDESIKNIDSITKDKEAEILEV; this is translated from the coding sequence ATGAGTAAAGAAGTATTATCGAAATCCAAAGAAAAAATGGAAAAAGCAGAACAAGCGTTAACAAGACAATTAGGTACAATCCGAGCTGGTCGTGCGAATGCATCACTACTTGACCGTTTATCTGTAGATTATTACGGAGCAGCTACTCCAGTTAACCAAATGGCTTCTATCAGCGTTCCTGAAGCTAGAATGTTGCTAATTACACCCTATGATAAAACAATTTTAGGTGAAATTGAAAAAGCAATTTTGAAATCAGATTTAGGTTTAACACCTAATAATGATGGTTCTGTACTACGTTTATCTATTCCACAATTAACGGAAGAACGTCGTAAAGAGTTGGTTAAAGAAGTGAAAAAAGAAGCTGAAGAAGCGAAGGTTGCTGTGCGTAACATTCGTCGTGAAGCAAATGAAGAACTGAAAAAACTAGAAAAAAATGGCGACATCACAGAAGATGATTTACGTTCTTACGGTGAAGACGTTCAAAAATTAACAGATGAAAGCATCAAAAA